TGACACATAAACAGGTAcaaataatcaattttaaatgaatatattatgtaAAGTATTACACTGAATACAAACCACtaaataaacattaacaaaacatTAATAGCTCTCTAAATTCACTCATTTAGTAGTATTTCTGACACTTGAATATGCTTTAATATTTAGTTAATTTGTATGGATGTTTTAAATCTTGAATCTTTAATCACCTTCAATTTTAGGGGAaggtttaaatgtttttaagtATTGGCTGCCTTGCCTATAAAGTTATAAGTGGCCATCTTGTTTTTTAGATACatcaatacaaattattatcTAAATCAAAAACTTCTTACCTTTTCAGTTTCTTCGTCTTTTACTTCTTCTTCCTCTTTCACTTCTTCTGCATCTTTTGCTTCTTCTCCATCCTTTGCTTCTTCTCCTTCTTTTGTTTCGGCCTCCTTTCCATCTTCATCTGTCAGCTTCTCTTCTTCTCCAGCCTCCTCAGCATCTTCTGCTTTCTCCTCAACTTTGCCGTCCTCTTCCTCAGCTTTGGAACCACCAAAGAAGTCAATAATTTTACTGCCTAATTCTGGGAGCAAAATTAGTATATATTTAGTAATTAGGTTACTGATTTATAAACTAGATGTGTGTGTTTCTTTTCATTGATTGCTCTTATTTATCAGTCAAAAAGAATTGCGGTTCTGTGAAATACTTACTAGCAAAGGTAGACTGTGATTCATCCGATTCATTTTCAGCTTTGTCCAATAATTTCTCAAAAACAGactcaacctaaaaaaaaaccaatttcaaatactaataattaataaatatttaagtcaGACATTTCCACTTGAAAACAAAGCATTGGGAAtggaaatgtttttaaaacatacctATTTTTAACATTACGGAATTAAGGACCTTTCGATCTTAAGAAAAGTCGTGTATTGGGAGGGTTTCCAGTTGTTAGAAAGTTTGGAAATGAAAGAGGTTGACTGTGGTACTATATTGAAAGGTTATctgtaaagggtctttcacacctgttctgaTGTGAatgtcaatgtttcgttttcacggcTATGCACCAACCGATATACGCATAGACGTCTGGAAACGAAACAATGACTTTCAATTTGATTTGCTGGCACTGGTGTAAAAGACTCTTAAGTCCATTTAAACTAAACTTGTGGCGCAAAGTGATTACTTACTCTAACAAGATTCAGAAGACCGCTCTCATCCATGTGGAAGTGTGCCTTGATTCCTTTTGATTCAGTTCCGGCATTTTTTTCCAGCTTCTCAGAAACACCTCCCAATTCCACCTTGCTAAGGTTTGCTGATCCAAAAACACTAAAATAGGAAGAATAAATTAGGATATTCAATGCTGGGTTGTTCCACTAATGGTTTGGGTAAAAAATAGTGACAGCTAAAATAATTGAGCCACTGTAGATTGGCGGTTAATGGGTTTCTTATCAATTCTATGGTGCCGTGcttaaataaataggcctaattgttaatataataatcaaagtAAGCCTACGATGGAAAAGTGGTTTAGGCAGGGGCGCCATTTACCTAATACCTAAAGAGCTAACAATATCGGCATGGTTTCAAgaccgactcgctcctagtacCGGTGGTgtaacaagtcttctcggataaggactataaatcgtaggtccagtgtacacagttataacccgTGTACACTTAGAACCCTGTTCATCATTCAAAACGAGTAGGGGAGTTACCCAGGTGAACTATCTGATAGGACAATGAtttatttactattggtaatccttggccacatgtgcctagagacataaaataaataattacctCATGTAATCTGTTGGTAGAACATTCTCAAGATCAACGTAGttaacattaaatgtaaaaTCATCCGTCATCCGGTTAAAGGTCATGACCTTTTTCTGCGGATACGGATTGTTGCGGGAGAATAAGGTTCTCTTAACTTTCTTGGTAGTTGTTACACCGTCATCATCTGTTATCAGTCGCGTAAAGTCAACCTAAGAAAGAAATCAGTATTTCATTTTTTGCACCATAGTTTTAGTACAGAATATATCaacaataatatttgaaaatatacaTACCGCAATAGGATAGAGATTAGCATCTTTGACGATAAACTTCTTTACTTTGAAGCCTTTGCTGAGATGAGCAGCCTGGTAAACAGCCCCCAGTGCGGCTGCTTCATCTGCGTTTATGTTCTTTCCAAGTTCATCCCTAAATTCAGAAAAAATTGTaagaaaatattaatagtataatgatctgtatacactatcaaactagtttgaaaaaaaaaaggtggtgtgcccaaatatgttagtaaCATGATGTcttcgtgtccatatatgggcacatacaTGTTTTTGACAGTATAGACAGatctttaaacaaaacatggATGCATACAACCACACTATGGATCTTTGCACAGGTATTAAAACAAAAGGATAAATCACTTACTTTCCTGTAGCCTTCAGCAGCATTTCCTGAACTTTTGGAACTCGTGTTCCACCTCCTACAAGAATCACCTGGCTTATTTCAttctaagaaataaatttggttATTTTTATGGATTTATAACGATACATGGTGTGGTGATCCCTTGCTCAAATGAAGCTAATGCAAGggtgtgtggcgcagtgtgttggactactgatcgtggttcgaatccaactcatgcttgtatccttaggcaagatactttacttatgtttggcgctctccacccaggtgtataaatgggtacctggttagatcaagacacaactttgcactgattactagctgcattatgggagtatgtttccatacgtgtttgatgcaaaaaatgaccggggtaataatgttcagcgcttaggggtttcacaacattaggcgctatataaatccaggatattattattatattaaaatgattggATGTAGGTGGGGGCATGTGGCACAATgagttggacgttggactattGATCGAAAGATCGTGAGTTCGAATCCAAAGCTGTTCGCATTGCTTAATATACACTTCTGAGCAGAAAGGTTACTAAGGGATTCCAGACAGAATAATTAGATTTGATTCGTACCATGCCCATTTCTGCCGACTTCAGCGCCATGTTGATGGGGTCATCAATTCGCTCCCATAAATCACTGCACATCTCCTCCAATTCTGCTCTTGTTACCATTGCTCGAAAATCTTTGTCTTCTAGGACTCCTTCAACctgaataaaaatgaattaattaacaTTCTTAACACACATTGCTTGCATAAAACCAAGGCAATTTAACAGGACTataaatcagtttaaaaaacaaagatattttatttaaactaatGTTATGTATAGCGCCGCTGATTATGAGCTTATATAAATGGGCGCTATATAAGTGTTAAAACTAGGACAATTTTTTTTAAgctataaaatgttatttgttaaTACACACACCTGTGACAAATGGTCTATATTCGCACTTAAgctataaaatgttatttgttaaTACACACACCTGTGACAAATGGTCTATATTCGCACTTAACACTTTCTTCAATCGTTTTGCTTCTTTTAGTAGCTTTGCCATTGCACGTGGGCTGTCTTGTACTTTCCCTTCAGTTTTTACTTTTTcagtgaaaagttttacgagGTGATTCCTTAGCCTCATGTCTATTTCCAGGCCACCAAGTCCCCTATCGAATCTGAGGTTAAAAacagtaaattaaatttaacttatATCAAGAATAGTAGATAACTTTAGTAACTAAACTAAAAAAGTTTCTATAATCTAACAATCAGTACCACTATCATTCATATCATCAATTTACCCATTTCTACTCCTGggagaaaaatgttaaatttacttttatgtttattaatctggttgttaaaatggaaattaCAGGAGAACAGAGGggaattattttatataatttgaagGGAAAAGCAGTATAAATGTTCAGTTTCAAGTGTAGATTAATAAAGTGATAATCAATTTTGTCGAATGACATGGTTGTATTCATGAAACTCAGTCAGTGCGATAACTTACCCAACCCctttaacaaataaatgagGATTGGTTTCTGTAACGCCATGGTCTTTACTCTTGGTTATCTGGTACCCAACGATGGTAGCTGTAGTACTACTAGCACCCATGTCATAAAACATTATATGTTGGATTGATTTATCAAACTCTTGACGACGGAACACACCATAATTTAACGCAACTAAATagagaaaaaacaaaacattcaaaaaTGTATATCATCACAACTATTATTAGACATGTCAGGTTGAGAGAGATGGAGGGTTGGGGAGAGCAATATGGCATAATGGTAAGGAATTTTTAAGAGACTACAGgagaggcatgggttcgagACATATTgtttgcatccttaggcaagatactttacgcTCATTGCATCGTCCTTCAGATGGAATGTAAAGCATTTGATCACAGTAGGCTGCCAGGAGTATGTAGAGGGCATATTTCAAATGTCCTGTTAAACTAAGgaaaattattaatacatttagtaTTACTGATAAAAGTTAAGATTTTCTCTTACCTGCAGCATTGTCATTTATAAGCTGTAATACATTCAGGCCTGCAAGTTCAGCTGCATACTTGACAGCTCTCCTCTCAGCCTGGTTGAAGTAGGCTGGAACTGTTAGTACTACATCTTTAATAGGATGATCTAACATGTAAAAAAAGCACTTATACTTTCTATTTTCAATTGTCATATACGATTGATTGATCATatagtgatactgtattacaattaGATTACTTATTAGATTACTTATTATTAGATTGTAAGGAAATtctgtaataaataaaacatctaTTAATATTTACCAGCATATTCTTGAGAAAAATCCCTTGCTTTGCTTAGGATCATACTTAAAAGCTCTTCAGGACTGAATGCTATGTCATCATCATGTTGAAACAGAACTGAACCTATGAACaataaatagaaacaaaattcataaattcatgttgtttttttctccaaaaaaaaaaataaaaaaatataatgattaAAATGCAGTAAAACATTCAAGACTCAACCTAAATAAAGTGTTTGTGTTTGcgaaaattaataaaactcGCGAAATGCTGCCTTTGGTTAGTTCACCCCTAACAAGTTTTACAATAACAACCTATTTTCCTCCtactaaaattattatatagatGAGATCTGAAGAGGTTACCTCTTGATTGTGTGATTTCGATAAACAaagttcaaataaataaaaatataaaaaaattctcAAAGCCATATCGAAATACATATTTCTGAAATCTTAACAGAGGTTTCACTAACCTGTTTCTTTATCTTCAACTATATTGTAGTATGGGAATCtttctttatattttgtaacaatcgAGTTATTAAATGACTTGCCAATGAGGtcttgtaaataaatatatgcattcTTTGGATATCGAACACTctgaaacaaacaaaagaacACATTGTTAGCGAGAGTAGGCCAACAGCCGCATTCAGTTCatataaatcaaaacatctttaataagaacaaaaaacaacaaattataattgtataaaaaCTAATAAGATAATGGCAAGCGGATAAAGCCCTATACTCAGATTACACCGAGCTAAGGGATTACACCGAGCTGAGGGGTTACACCGAGCTAAGGGATTACACTGAGCTAAGGAATTACACCAAGCATAGGGGTTACACTGAGCTATGGGATTACATCGAGCTAAGGTGTTACACAGAGCTAAGGAATTACATAGAGCTAAGGAATTACACCGAGCTAAGGGGTTACACCGAGCTAAGGAATTACACCGAGCTAAGGGGTTACACCGAGCTAAGGGATTACCTCGAGCTAAGGGATTACACAAACCTAATGGGTTATACCAAGTTAAGGAATTACAACGAGCTAAGGGATTACACCAAGCTAAGGGATTACACCGAGCATAGGGATTACACTGAGCTATAGGATTACACCGAGCTAAGGGGTTACACCGAGCTAAGGAATTACACCGAGCTAAGGAATTACACCGAGCTAAGGGGTTACACCGAGCTAAGGGATTACATCGAGCGAAGGGATTacactagacttgccccaagtctgtattatcttcttttttaatttatttgtttttatttcgaacgcgatttttgtctgaaaatacagacttgtgaaacacgtatagaaatcgatttgcagaccgtaAACATCCGataatgacgtaggttatcataccgtatttggctatatggggcgggcggtatgtaaatatggatttcgaatcaaccaatgatcattttgtttcaaaatgaaaaagatcgagacgtacgtacagtgctgaatgtacgatcgagactgttgaaataataaaatcgtaatgccaagttgttttgtttattaattgtttagtccttggcctaggcctcttttgtAGGTCCCACTCAACTCGCACgcatgacctgccaaataaaacgccaataaagtagccctacataccaccaccggcacacaacagggctacaccaccacacagaacaggacagggtctgggtgggaattaaatcaaaattatctccgcgtaataaatgatccattcaatgtttgatttgcggagaagctagcctatcatatcaagacgagttttcatgttcttgggaaaaaatcccatcaaatgtttaccagactactaggcatataaaataatttctagccttcagaaactttcataaatgtacccaagtacacattgtctaaacgtaacatagcgcatgcgcatcatcttagttgttgagtctttgaaattctgaaatatgaatattaaaacggtgtacgagtgagtagccaatcgaatgcagctgaaactagtcaaccggataatcgtatgcaccaagaattcttggtgtcaaaccatgtgacttgtgcgtgtttccccagacggagtatccaaaatcaagtagtatacgtatgaaacgccatatgtgccaaaatatttatctttttactaatattaagacaaaactccgtctggaacccagactaggaTTACACCTACTAACCAAGAAAACATTAACTTACAACTCCCATGGCTGGATCTCCAAAAAGACGTTCACCATCTTTCATAGATACTGTAACCGGGGTTTTCCTTCTTGATTCcctaaaattgaaaatatataatagttattttttttaccCCAGAAATAGAAGAAAGTAAATCCACTCAGAATTAATTATAGGACGTCTCAATATTATCTGTTTGCGATTGAGTCATAGTtggtaatagtttttttttagtttttaacaaAGTTTTGTACTTACTTATTAAGTACTATGTCCATTGGTACACCAGGCTGTAATAAAGAAAaggtattatataatattaatagtatcaattaatgaaaatatagaCACAATCGGAATTATtctcaaaataaatgaaattatttacttttacgATTGCAACTTTCATCCATTCACTTCCAAGATCAACTGACATAACAGCAAAACCTTGAATCAGACGAGGCATACATAACGCCACAAACACAGTTGCTAAAAAAGCAACCGTTGCTCTCCCCATTTTGTCTCAAGTCAAATCTACatcaaaaattacaataaagtaTTTGATCGAATAAAAAGtaaatcaaatatataatataaaaatttacaatattactatttattatgttaaaactaatacagtaatatactaTACACCAAAAGCAACtgatttttgtaaacaaaattgatcaaaaaatcaaaacaacCCAAACAAAGAACGCCGTGGTTAgaattccggcaccggaactcaactgcccaccgttaaagaatccgacacgctattgcgcatgcccagagctatgggaagtgaattatagcttgcactaataGTGCCACACCACACCACCACACCACGGAGAGTCGAAGTGtttatagggatttactgtagcctagatagtcgttgcgggagcgagagagcgatggatgaaacttggcctatgccatacaagaattaataattgaaatacgactacgccacgcgttaaaataattttaatgatattaataagtatcagtatctatctaagaatcgtaatgctgtttttagcgttgtgaccctgacttcccgaacagtttttttcaCATCCATGCGTggtgtacagtataatgcgttatgaaaaatcaaaaaactagtcatgtaattatataattcataatgatatgaagtatatatatgaatgaagcaaccactttttaattacaaaatcaataggcccactggtcacgtcaaag
This region of Antedon mediterranea chromosome 8, ecAntMedi1.1, whole genome shotgun sequence genomic DNA includes:
- the LOC140056505 gene encoding hypoxia up-regulated protein 1-like isoform X1, producing MGRATVAFLATVFVALCMPRLIQGFAVMSVDLGSEWMKVAIVKPGVPMDIVLNKESRRKTPVTVSMKDGERLFGDPAMGVSVRYPKNAYIYLQDLIGKSFNNSIVTKYKERFPYYNIVEDKETGSVLFQHDDDIAFSPEELLSMILSKARDFSQEYADHPIKDVVLTVPAYFNQAERRAVKYAAELAGLNVLQLINDNAAVALNYGVFRRQEFDKSIQHIMFYDMGASSTTATIVGYQITKSKDHGVTETNPHLFVKGVGFDRGLGGLEIDMRLRNHLVKLFTEKVKTEGKVQDSPRAMAKLLKEAKRLKKVLSANIDHLSQVEGVLEDKDFRAMVTRAELEEMCSDLWERIDDPINMALKSAEMGMNEISQVILVGGGTRVPKVQEMLLKATGKDELGKNINADEAAALGAVYQAAHLSKGFKVKKFIVKDANLYPIAVDFTRLITDDDGVTTTKKVKRTLFSRNNPYPQKKVMTFNRMTDDFTFNVNYVDLENVLPTDYMSVFGSANLSKVELGGVSEKLEKNAGTESKGIKAHFHMDESGLLNLVRVESVFEKLLDKAENESDESQSTFAKLGSKIIDFFGGSKAEEEDGKVEEKAEDAEEAGEEEKLTDEDGKEAETKEGEEAKDGEEAKDAEEVKEEEEVKDEETEKKPDNEEEAEKVVEEPEVKEEEEEEVINEDDEDKDVKDEETEDEPKEEKLNENEAEEKETDEETTYKKPEGETTEEKETNAEETDEPKKDEDKKTKETDANEETKKDNETESKDEQKVKEKPKPTIKTIKENLTVNIEVIDAPKPSADNQKASVKKLKDLKKKDEEKAKREHAQNSLESFIYGMQDRLYQEDYEACSTDEMRQEISSKLSEASDWLYDQEPDAAAKVYEDKLQELSKLTRDLEFRVEEKKRRPEAIAALKDALNTSVYFLKAAKNLTGEDQYFTETEIGLLEKVYNETKDWFSKVMKEQKKTALTEKPALLIEDVIQKINSLDRELRYLSNKVKRKASKKKKPKAKKTNTTSTGEEEGAQQTDDKTGEEPVDKAEEKVENGENIKPEATDTPPEPVDETPTEEAAVEEQPEILELEAPVVDEVETPPEEPIETTEAPQEDVTKINHAEEL
- the LOC140056505 gene encoding hypoxia up-regulated protein 1-like isoform X2 — its product is MGRATVAFLATVFVALCMPRLIQGFAVMSVDLGSEWMKVAIVKPGVPMDIVLNKESRRKTPVTVSMKDGERLFGDPAMGVSVRYPKNAYIYLQDLIGKSFNNSIVTKYKERFPYYNIVEDKETGSVLFQHDDDIAFSPEELLSMILSKARDFSQEYADHPIKDVVLTVPAYFNQAERRAVKYAAELAGLNVLQLINDNAAVALNYGVFRRQEFDKSIQHIMFYDMGASSTTATIVGYQITKSKDHGVTETNPHLFVKGVGFDRGLGGLEIDMRLRNHLVKLFTEKVKTEGKVQDSPRAMAKLLKEAKRLKKVLSANIDHLSQVEGVLEDKDFRAMVTRAELEEMCSDLWERIDDPINMALKSAEMGMNEISQVILVGGGTRVPKVQEMLLKATGKDELGKNINADEAAALGAVYQAAHLSKGFKVKKFIVKDANLYPIAVDFTRLITDDDGVTTTKKVKRTLFSRNNPYPQKKVMTFNRMTDDFTFNVNYVDLENVLPTDYMSVFGSANLSKVELGGVSEKLEKNAGTESKGIKAHFHMDESGLLNLVRVESVFEKLLDKAENESDESQSTFAKLGSKIIDFFGGSKAEEEDGKVEEKAEDAEEAGEEEKLTDEDGKEAETKEGEEAKDGEEAKDAEEVKEEEEVKDEETEKEPKKDEDKKTKETDANEETKKDNETESKDEQKVKEKPKPTIKTIKENLTVNIEVIDAPKPSADNQKASVKKLKDLKKKDEEKAKREHAQNSLESFIYGMQDRLYQEDYEACSTDEMRQEISSKLSEASDWLYDQEPDAAAKVYEDKLQELSKLTRDLEFRVEEKKRRPEAIAALKDALNTSVYFLKAAKNLTGEDQYFTETEIGLLEKVYNETKDWFSKVMKEQKKTALTEKPALLIEDVIQKINSLDRELRYLSNKVKRKASKKKKPKAKKTNTTSTGEEEGAQQTDDKTGEEPVDKAEEKVENGENIKPEATDTPPEPVDETPTEEAAVEEQPEILELEAPVVDEVETPPEEPIETTEAPQEDVTKINHAEEL